From the genome of Brachyhypopomus gauderio isolate BG-103 chromosome 20, BGAUD_0.2, whole genome shotgun sequence, one region includes:
- the fgf8b gene encoding fibroblast growth factor 8b isoform X2 — MKHVKRGCDTAVQSVSVPNFKHHVTEHSRLSDRMSRRLTRTYQLYSRTSGKHVQVLGNKRVVANGEDGDIHAKLIVETDTFGSRIRIRGAKTGFYICMNKKGKLIGRRKGRGRDCIFTEIVLENNYTALQNAKYKGWYMAFTRKGRPRKAARTRQHQREAHFMKRLPRGHLLVEPRPFDVVPYQLSKRTKAGHRPGIN; from the exons ATGAAACACGTGAAAAGGGGCTGTGAC ACAGCCGTGCAGTCTGTATCCGTCCCGAATTTCAAGCACCATGTAACGGAACACAGCCGTTTATCGGACAGAATGAGTCGAAGGTTAACGAGGACATATCAGCTCTACAGCCGGACAAGCGGGAAACACGTTCAGGTCCTTGGAAACAAGAGAGTCGTCGCAAACGGCGAGGATGGTGATATACACG CCAAACTCATTGTGGAAACAGACACATTTGGGAGTCGGATTCGCATCCGTGGTGCCAAGACCGGCTTCTACATATGCATGAACAAGAAAGGAAAGCTGATTGGGCGG CGGAAGGGGCGTGGCAGGGACTGCATTTTCACAGAGATCGTCCTGGAAAACAACTACACGGCGCTGCAGAACGCAAAGTACAAAGGCTGGTACATGGCCTTCACGCGCAAGGGCCGGCCCAGAAAGGCTGCGCGCACTCGGCAGCACCAGCGGGAGGCGCACTTCATGAAGCGCCTGCCCCGTGGGCACCTGCTAGTGGAGCCCAGACCCTTTGACGTCGTCCCCTATCAGCTCAGCAAGCGGACTAAAGCAGGTCACCGGCCTGGCATCAACTGA
- the fgf8b gene encoding fibroblast growth factor 8b isoform X1: protein MKLKSSRLGYLLLQFMTLFFYTQTAVQSVSVPNFKHHVTEHSRLSDRMSRRLTRTYQLYSRTSGKHVQVLGNKRVVANGEDGDIHAKLIVETDTFGSRIRIRGAKTGFYICMNKKGKLIGRRKGRGRDCIFTEIVLENNYTALQNAKYKGWYMAFTRKGRPRKAARTRQHQREAHFMKRLPRGHLLVEPRPFDVVPYQLSKRTKAGHRPGIN from the exons ATGAAGCTGAAATCTTCTCGATTAGGTTATCT GTTGCTCCAATTTATGACGCTATTTTTTTACACACAG ACAGCCGTGCAGTCTGTATCCGTCCCGAATTTCAAGCACCATGTAACGGAACACAGCCGTTTATCGGACAGAATGAGTCGAAGGTTAACGAGGACATATCAGCTCTACAGCCGGACAAGCGGGAAACACGTTCAGGTCCTTGGAAACAAGAGAGTCGTCGCAAACGGCGAGGATGGTGATATACACG CCAAACTCATTGTGGAAACAGACACATTTGGGAGTCGGATTCGCATCCGTGGTGCCAAGACCGGCTTCTACATATGCATGAACAAGAAAGGAAAGCTGATTGGGCGG CGGAAGGGGCGTGGCAGGGACTGCATTTTCACAGAGATCGTCCTGGAAAACAACTACACGGCGCTGCAGAACGCAAAGTACAAAGGCTGGTACATGGCCTTCACGCGCAAGGGCCGGCCCAGAAAGGCTGCGCGCACTCGGCAGCACCAGCGGGAGGCGCACTTCATGAAGCGCCTGCCCCGTGGGCACCTGCTAGTGGAGCCCAGACCCTTTGACGTCGTCCCCTATCAGCTCAGCAAGCGGACTAAAGCAGGTCACCGGCCTGGCATCAACTGA
- the dpcd gene encoding protein DPCD, giving the protein MAVQCWSDILKTSKKTALISDGKRKVHYLFTDGSEMAEEYDINTDVLVSRRFRSKNKLGGQGQWHVEVGEISLNAMTSVDSEAIRENSSNPVFTRKDTKSSFQWRIRNIPYPVDTYNIAVEPTERCCIIRTTNKKYYKKFSIPDLNRCQLPLESSALSYTHANSTLIISYKKPKEILVLEQELLRELKKLKATSEGDVDCRTQ; this is encoded by the exons ATGGCTGTACAATGTTGGTCAGATATTTTGAAGACTTCTAAGAAAACGGCGTTAATTTCTGACG GAAAAAGGAAAGTGCACTACTTGTTTACAGATGGTAGTGAAATGGCTGAAGAATACGACATAAACACTGACGTACTTGTTT CGCGAAGGTTTCGCTCTAAAAACAAGCTTGGAGGACAAGGACAGTGGCATGTAGAAGTGGGTGAAATAAGCCTGAACGCAATGACGTCCGTGGACTCCGAAGCGATAAGAGAAAACAGCTCTAAT CCAGTGTTCACTCGTAAGGACACAAAGAGCAGTTTCCAGTGGAGAATTCGTAACATCCCTTATCCCGTAGACACTTATAACATTGCAGTGGAGCCTACGGAAAGATGCTGCATCATCCGGACCACTAACAAAAA GTACTACAAGAAGTTCAGTATTCCAGACCTCAACCGTTGCCAGCTGCCTCTGGAGAGCTCAGCCTTGAGCTATACGCATGCCAACAGCACTTTAATCATCAGC TATAAGAAGCCCAAGGAGATTTTAGTGCTGGAACAGGAGCTGCTGAGGGAGCTGAAGAAGCTGAAGGCGACGAGTGAAGGAGATGTGGACTGTAGAACCCAGTGA
- the poll gene encoding DNA polymerase lambda — protein sequence MESHGIMKAFPKVKRHQPTQHGPPLKKTSVETVTGSLFQGLTVHIVPAGIGKARCDIFHQQIVQKGGQVEAAFSPRCSHVVVDESVEGERALRLLRVKTLPPSVQLVRSAWLSGCISEKKLLCTKDYRLPLPDSGQYARAEEPQESMLVTVTHPEEAVLPPHCGAAAVHPAVTTPEPRGEHPEEDGVSQNDLDALISGFSPTAGVPDATSDEALKTAENTVLPGKWVCAQSSEAKALNHNKHITDKLEQVAKAYTSTGDKWRALSYSKAINALKSHPSPVTTYEEAYGIPGIGKAMACKVVEIVESGTLRKLDSFGEAVTILECFTNVWGAGAKTAQLWYQQGHRTLEDIRTKATLNHTQRIGLKHYDDFLDRMPRSEAASIEETVSEAAHSVNPHLLVVACGSYRRGKPTCGDVDVLITHPDGRSHKGVFSRVLRNLHSSGFLTDDLVSHEENGEQKKYMGVCRLPGTGCRYRRLDIIVVPYQEFACALLYFTGSAHFNRSMRALAKTKGMSLSEHSLNCDVVRQRGVKVATGKPLSTPAERDVFQHLGIPYREPRERDW from the exons ATGGAGTCTCACGGTATTATGAAAGCTTTCCCAAAAGTGAAGCGACACCAACCAACACAGCATGGTCCTCCGCTCAAGAAGACGTCGGTTGAAACAGTGACTg GGAGTCTGTTTCAGGGCCTCACTGTACACATTGTCCCTGCGGGCATAGGAAAAGCCCGGTGTGATATATTCCACCAACAGATCGTCCAGAAGGGGGGGCAAGTGGAAGCTGCCTTCAGTCCTAGATGCAGCCATGTGGTTGTGGATGAGTCggtggaaggagagagggcCTTGAGGCTCCTTAGAGTGAAAACACTGCCTCCTTCTGTACAGCTGGTGAGGTCTGCTTGGCTGAGTGGTTGCATCTCAGAGAAAAAGCTTCTGTGCACCAAAGACTACAGGCTTCCTCTACCTGACAG TGGTCAGTATGCCCGTGCAGAGGAGCCCCAGGAAAGTATGCTGGTCACGGTTACTCATCCTGAGGAAGCAGTCCTGCCACCCCATTGTGGTGCGGCCGCAGTCCACCCCGCAGTGACT ACCCCAGAGCCTCGCGGTGAGCATCCTGAGGAAGATGGTGTGTCACAGAATGACTTGGACGCTTTAATCAGCGGGTTCAGCCCCACAGCCGGAGTGCCAGACGCAACATCAGATGAGGCCCTGAAAACCGCTGAAAACACTGTCTTGCCAGGGAAGTGGGTATGTGCCCAGTCATCAGAAGCCAAGGCCCTGAACCACAACAAGCACATTACGGACAAGCTGGAGCAGGTTGCCAAAGCTTACACCAGCACAGGAGACAAATGGAGAGCCCTTAGTTACAGTAAAGCCATCAATGCGCTCAAGAGCCACCCCAGTCCTGTCACTACATACGAG GAAGCATATGGCATCCCCGGCATTGGCAAGGCTATGGCATGCAAGGTTGTGGAGATCGTGGAGAGTGGGACCCTGAGGAAGCTTGACAGCTTTGGGGAGGCCGTCACCATCCTGGAATGCTTCACGAATGTCTGGGGTGCAGGTGCCAAGACGGCTCAGCTTTGGTATCAGCAG GGCCACCGTACGTTGGAGGACATTCGCACCAAAGCAACCTTGAATCACACACAGCGAATTGGCCTGAAGCACTATGACGACTTTCTTGATCGGATGCCGCGGAGCGAAGCAGCTTCCATCGAAGAAACG GTGAGCGAGGCAGCCCACAGCGTGAATCCGCATCTGCTGGTGGTTGCGTGCGGCTCCTATCGCCGTGGGAAGCCCACTTGTGGGGACGTAGATGTCCTCATCACTCATCCGGATGGCAGGTCGCACAAGGGTGTCTTTAGCAGAGTCCTCCGCAATCTCCACAGCAGTG GCTTCCTGACTGACGACCTGGTGAGCCACGAGGAGAACGGTGAACAGAAGAAATACATGGGTGTGTGCCGGCTCCCCGGCACAGGCTGCCGCTACCGCAGGCTGGACATCATCGTGGTGCCATACCAAGAGTTCGCCTGCGCCCTACTGTACTTCACCGGCTCCGCCCACTTCAACCGTTCCATGCGCGCCCTCGCCAAGACCAAGGGCATGAGCCTGTCGGAGCACTCGCTCAACTGTGACGTGGTGCGCCAGCGTGGTGTGAAGGTGGCGACGGGCAAGCCACTGAGCACGCCTGCTGAGCGCGACGTCTTCCAGCACCTGGGCATACCCTACAGGGAGCCTCGGGAGAGAGACTGGTAG